A region of Salmo salar chromosome ssa17, Ssal_v3.1, whole genome shotgun sequence DNA encodes the following proteins:
- the LOC123728044 gene encoding oocyte zinc finger protein XlCOF6: MASVKLEDCSQTLELNVNIKDEEEEEKIRTTVNHGYHVETFSTSREQQQEDHRAKRSHHCPHCEEIFPFLSKLKIHLIIHTGEKPYSCSDCGKCFKTSTVLKVHQKTHTGEKPFFCPDCGTSFSQLSRLKSHERIHTGEKPYSCSDCGTSFSQLSNLKRHERIHTGEKLCSCSDCGKCFKTSTDLKVHQRTHTGEKPYSCSDCGKCFKTSNELKVHQRTHTGEKPFFCPDCGTSFSKLDHLKSHERIHTGEKPYPCSDCGKCFKTSNELKVHQRTHTGEKPYVCSDCGTSFSQLSNLKSHERIHTGEKPYSCSDCGKCFKTSNELKVHQRTHTGEKPYYCSDCGKCFKTSNELKVHQRTHTGEKPYVCSDCGTSFSQLSNLKSHERIHTGEKPYSCSDCGKCFKTSNELKGHQRTHTGEKPYSCSDCGRCFKALNELKVHQRTHTGEKPYICSDCVKCFKTSSELKVHQRTHTGEKPYSCSDCGRCLKTSNELKVHQRTHTGETPYVCSDCRKCFTTSTHLKVHQRTHTGEKPYSCSDCGKCFKTSNELKVHQRTHTGEKPFFCPDCGKCFKTSTHLKVHKRTHTGEKSYSCSDCVVSFSRLDTLKTHQRIHTGEKPYVCSECGKCFKTSNELKVHQRTHAREKPYVCSHCGVSFSHHSNVTHQCIHTGEALLLLCGGVGV; the protein is encoded by the exons atggcatcagtgaagctggaagactgcagtcaaacactggagctgaatgtcaacattaaagatgaagaagaggaggagaagattagGACAACTGTTAATCATG GATACCATGTTgagacattctctacatccagagagcaacagcaggaagatcacagagctaagaggtctcaTCACTGCCCACATTGTGAAGAGATTTTCCCATTTCTGtcaaagctaaaaatacacctaataatacacacaggagagaagccttactcctgctctgattgtGGAAAATGCTTCAAAACATCAACGGTGCTAAAAGTTCATCAGaagactcacacaggagagaagcctttcttCTGCCCTGACTGTGGTACTAGTTTCTCTCAACTTTCCCGCTTAAAAtcacatgaacgtatacatacaggggagaagccatactcctgctctgactgtggaactaGTTTCTCTCAACTTTCCAACTTAAAAagacatgaacgtatacatacaggggagaagctatgctcctgctctgactgtggaaaatgttttaaaacatcaACTGAtctaaaagttcatcagagaacacacacaggagagaagccatactcctgctctgactgtggaaaatgttttaaaacatcaaatgagctaaaagttcatcagagaacacacacaggagagaagcctttcttCTGCCCTGACTGTGGAACTAGTTTCTCTAAACTTGACCACTTAAAATCACATGAACGAATACATACAGGGGAGAAGCCATacccctgctctgactgtggaaaatgttttaaaacatcaaatgagctaaaagttcatcagagaacacacacaggagagaagccttacgtctgctctgactgtggaactaGTTTCTCTCAACTTTCCAACTTAAAAtcacatgaacgtatacatacaggggagaagccatactcctgctctgactgtggaaaatgttttaaaacatcaaatgagctaaaagttcatcagagaacacacacaggagagaagccttattactgctctgactgtggaaaatgttttaaaacatcaaatgagctaaaagttcatcagagaacacacacaggagagaagccttacgtctgctctgactgtggaactaGTTTCTCTCAACTTTCCAACTTAAAAtcacatgaacgtatacatacaggagagaagccttactcctgctctgactgtggaaaatgttttaaaacatcaAATGAGCTAAAaggtcatcagagaacacacacaggagagaagccttattcctgctctgactgtggaagaTGTTTTAAAGCATTAAATGAGCTAAAAgtccatcagagaacacacacaggagagaagccttacatctgctctgactgtgtaaaatgcttcaAAACATCATctgagctaaaagttcatcagagaacacacacaggagagaagccttattcctgctctgactgtggaagaTGTTTAAAAACATCAAAtgagctaaaagttcatcagagaacacacacaggagagacacCTTACGTCTGCTCTGACTGTAGAAAATGTTTCACAACATCAACTCAtctaaaagttcatcagagaacacacacaggagagaagccttattcctgctctgactgtggaaaatgttttaaaacatcaaatgagctaaaagttcatcagagaacacacacaggagagaagcctttcttCTGCCCTGACTGTGGAAAATGCTTTAAAACATCAACTCATCTAAAAGTTCATaagagaacacatacaggagaaaaGTCTTACTCCTGTTCTGACTGTGTGGTGAGTTTCTCCCGACTGGATACCTTAAAAACACATcaacgtatacatacaggagagaagccttatgtcTGCTCTGAatgtggaaaatgttttaaaacttcaaatgagctaaaagttcatcagagaacacacgcACGAGAGAAGCCTTACGTCTGCTCTCACTGTGGGGTGAGTTTCTCTCACCATAGCAACGTAACACACCAATGTATACACAcgggagaagccttactcctgctctgtggAGGGGTGGGCGTGTAA